The following are from one region of the Mycolicibacterium diernhoferi genome:
- a CDS encoding tetratricopeptide repeat protein: protein MTDYPFDLGAYCRVITTSSPEAQGWFDRGLNWTYGYNHEEADACFKQALRYDPDCAMAHWGVAYVIGPNYNKPWELFDEKEIQTTLAESKRACATARANMAGASPVEQALIGALELRYRCDGDLDELNKWSHEYADAMRGVHRSFGEDPDVAALFAESLMNLTPWTMWDPRTGEPTADAKTAECQAVLENAIGRNRDAARPPHPGLWHLYIHLMEMSGQPEAALRVGDELRRLVPDSGHLAHMPTHIDVLCGHYQDVVDWNHIGIEKDVKYWEYAGAHNFYSNYRVHNYHFKLYGAMLLGQFAPAMEAVRTMHATIPDELVYIDSPPMADFLEGYKSIGTHALVRFGRWQDLIDDPLPADPELFCMTAAMNYYGKGIAHAALKQHDLAAEAQRAFERVAATVPDTRRLHTVTCQQILGVAREMLAGEIAYHRGDYDEAFARLRQAVTNEDELPYDEPWGWMMPSRHALGALLLEQGHIAEAARAYEADLGLTDEVIRSNRHPNNVWALVGLHRCYELLGDTARARMIKPALDVALSRADPQVRSSCFCSRPLDAAAPAPSCCSG, encoded by the coding sequence ATGACCGACTACCCGTTCGACCTGGGTGCCTACTGCCGGGTGATCACGACCTCGTCCCCGGAGGCGCAGGGCTGGTTCGATCGCGGTCTGAACTGGACCTATGGGTACAACCACGAAGAAGCCGACGCCTGCTTCAAACAGGCCCTGCGCTACGACCCGGACTGTGCGATGGCCCACTGGGGCGTCGCGTACGTCATCGGCCCGAACTACAACAAGCCGTGGGAATTGTTCGACGAGAAGGAAATTCAGACGACGCTCGCCGAGTCGAAGCGTGCCTGCGCGACCGCCCGGGCGAACATGGCCGGCGCCTCACCGGTAGAGCAGGCACTGATCGGCGCGCTCGAGCTGCGGTACCGCTGCGACGGTGATCTCGACGAGCTGAACAAGTGGAGCCACGAGTACGCCGACGCCATGCGCGGCGTCCACCGCTCCTTCGGCGAGGACCCCGACGTCGCGGCACTGTTCGCCGAGTCCCTGATGAACCTGACCCCCTGGACCATGTGGGACCCGCGCACCGGTGAACCCACGGCCGATGCGAAAACTGCTGAGTGTCAAGCGGTTCTGGAGAACGCCATCGGACGCAACCGGGATGCCGCCCGGCCGCCGCACCCTGGGCTGTGGCATCTCTACATCCACCTGATGGAGATGTCGGGTCAGCCGGAGGCGGCGCTGCGCGTCGGTGACGAACTGCGACGGCTGGTGCCCGACTCGGGTCACCTCGCCCATATGCCCACCCACATCGACGTGCTGTGCGGCCACTATCAGGACGTCGTGGACTGGAATCACATCGGCATCGAGAAGGACGTCAAGTACTGGGAGTACGCGGGCGCGCACAACTTCTACTCCAACTACCGGGTGCACAACTACCACTTCAAGCTGTACGGGGCGATGCTGCTGGGCCAGTTCGCGCCGGCGATGGAGGCGGTGCGGACCATGCACGCCACCATCCCCGACGAACTGGTCTACATCGACAGCCCCCCGATGGCCGACTTCCTGGAGGGCTACAAGTCGATCGGCACCCACGCCCTGGTCCGGTTCGGCCGGTGGCAGGACCTGATCGACGATCCGTTGCCCGCGGATCCGGAGTTGTTCTGCATGACGGCCGCGATGAACTACTACGGCAAGGGCATTGCGCACGCCGCACTCAAGCAACACGATCTCGCTGCCGAGGCGCAACGCGCGTTCGAGCGGGTCGCGGCGACCGTACCGGACACCCGGCGCCTGCACACCGTGACCTGCCAGCAGATCCTCGGGGTGGCCCGGGAGATGTTGGCCGGCGAAATCGCCTATCACCGTGGCGATTACGACGAGGCGTTCGCCAGGCTGCGACAGGCGGTGACCAACGAGGACGAACTGCCCTACGACGAACCGTGGGGTTGGATGATGCCCTCGCGTCATGCGCTCGGCGCGCTGCTGCTGGAGCAGGGTCATATCGCCGAGGCCGCCCGCGCCTACGAGGCCGACCTGGGACTCACCGATGAGGTGATCCGGTCCAATCGGCATCCCAACAACGTCTGGGCGCTGGTGGGGCTGCACCGCTGCTACGAGCTGCTCGGTGACACGGCTCGGGCGCGGATGATCAAGCCTGCGCTGGACGTGGCACTGTCCCGTGCCGACCCGCAGGTGCGGTCCTCGTGCTTCTGCAGCCGACCCCTGGACGCCGCCGCGCCGGCACCCTCCTGCTGTTCCGGCTGA
- a CDS encoding LysR family transcriptional regulator, translating to MFDVRRLVVLQEIARSGSLSAAAAALSYTTSAVSQQVTALERDLGCRLLVRGPSGAQLTTAGTRLLEHVPAILGAIAAAEKDLAALTGSRGGKIRIASFSSAAAVILPPALARLRTVLPGLDIELIGVDPADGVALLRTGDADAAMVTEVPGERPEFPDVSTVGVYDDEFFVVLPHGHTLTERKEVPLAALAQESWVISSENGVCPDTRVFRTACRRAGFEPSVTFRADDYGTVQGLVAAGLGVSLVPSLAATGVRTGVALRRVAGHRPVRRVSIATASTPAPKSMLATVVGMIAAAGTQLAGTGVYSIPAHASSVA from the coding sequence GTGTTCGACGTGCGCCGACTGGTCGTGTTGCAGGAGATCGCGCGCTCAGGGTCACTGAGCGCGGCAGCCGCGGCACTGAGCTACACCACTTCGGCCGTCTCCCAGCAGGTCACCGCTCTGGAGCGGGACCTCGGATGCCGGCTACTGGTCCGCGGACCGTCGGGCGCCCAACTCACCACCGCCGGGACCAGACTGCTCGAGCACGTCCCGGCCATCCTGGGGGCGATCGCCGCCGCCGAGAAGGACCTGGCCGCTCTCACCGGATCGAGGGGCGGCAAGATCCGGATCGCCTCCTTCTCCAGCGCCGCCGCCGTCATCCTGCCGCCGGCTCTGGCCCGGTTACGGACGGTGTTGCCCGGCCTCGACATCGAACTGATCGGCGTCGACCCGGCCGACGGGGTCGCGCTGCTGCGCACCGGTGACGCTGACGCGGCGATGGTGACAGAGGTACCCGGCGAGCGCCCCGAGTTCCCCGATGTCAGCACGGTCGGCGTCTACGACGACGAGTTCTTCGTGGTCCTGCCGCACGGTCACACGCTCACCGAACGCAAGGAAGTCCCGCTGGCCGCACTCGCACAGGAGAGTTGGGTGATCAGCTCCGAGAACGGGGTGTGTCCGGACACCCGGGTCTTCCGAACGGCCTGTCGGCGTGCGGGATTCGAGCCGTCGGTGACGTTCCGGGCCGACGACTACGGCACCGTCCAGGGCCTCGTCGCCGCCGGGCTGGGGGTGTCGCTGGTGCCGTCACTGGCCGCGACCGGCGTGCGCACCGGGGTGGCCCTGCGGCGGGTCGCCGGCCATCGGCCGGTGCGCCGGGTGTCCATCGCGACGGCATCGACCCCCGCTCCCAAGAGCATGCTGGCCACGGTGGTCGGCATGATCGCCGCGGCGGGAACGCAACTCGCCGGCACCGGTGTCTACAGCATCCCTGCACACGCCTCCAGCGTCGCTTGA
- a CDS encoding isopenicillin N synthase family dioxygenase: MLPVLDLSVLDTDLDAFRQALREAAHTAGFFYLTGHGVSDGQITEVLSLARQFFDLPTEDKDAISQLKSPQFRGYSRIGGELTNGRVDWREQIDIGPERAIIPGAEGYWRLQGPNLWPSRPAAFRAAFEEWDRTLSAVGLRLLRHWAVSLGAAEDLFDAAFQDAPATLIKVVRYPGTADTTQGVGAHKDSGVLTLLLVEPDSEGLQVELSPGTWVDVPPLPGAFIVNIGELLEVATGGYLRATQHRVRAPRPGTDRISIPYFLNPALDATVPIIALPPDLAALSRGVEADPDNPIYNTYGENAWKSRTRAHPDVAERHHGIVPKVAFAT, encoded by the coding sequence ATGCTGCCCGTGCTCGATCTCTCCGTGCTGGATACCGATCTGGACGCCTTCCGACAGGCCCTGCGCGAAGCCGCGCACACGGCGGGATTCTTCTACCTCACCGGGCACGGCGTCTCCGACGGCCAGATCACCGAGGTGCTGTCGCTGGCGCGGCAGTTCTTCGACCTGCCGACCGAGGACAAGGACGCGATCAGCCAGCTGAAGAGCCCGCAGTTCCGCGGTTATTCACGCATCGGCGGTGAACTGACCAACGGCCGCGTCGATTGGCGCGAGCAGATCGACATCGGACCCGAACGGGCGATCATCCCTGGGGCCGAGGGGTACTGGCGGCTGCAGGGACCGAACCTGTGGCCCAGTAGGCCCGCCGCGTTCCGGGCGGCCTTCGAGGAGTGGGACCGGACGCTGTCCGCGGTCGGGTTGCGGCTGCTGCGGCACTGGGCGGTGTCCCTGGGCGCGGCCGAAGACCTGTTCGACGCCGCGTTCCAGGACGCGCCGGCCACCCTGATCAAGGTGGTGCGGTATCCCGGCACGGCCGACACGACGCAGGGGGTGGGCGCCCACAAGGACTCCGGTGTTCTGACGCTGCTGCTCGTCGAACCCGACTCCGAAGGTCTGCAGGTCGAGTTGTCCCCAGGTACCTGGGTGGACGTGCCGCCGCTGCCCGGCGCGTTCATCGTCAACATCGGGGAATTGCTGGAGGTGGCCACCGGCGGCTACCTGCGCGCCACCCAACACCGGGTCCGCGCGCCCCGGCCCGGCACCGACCGCATCTCGATTCCCTACTTCCTCAATCCCGCACTGGACGCGACCGTGCCGATCATCGCGCTCCCGCCCGACCTGGCCGCACTGTCCCGCGGGGTGGAAGCCGATCCGGACAATCCGATCTACAACACCTACGGGGAGAACGCCTGGAAGTCGCGCACCCGGGCCCACCCCGACGTCGCCGAACGACACCACGGCATCGTGCCCAAGGTGGCGTTCGCGACGTAG
- a CDS encoding 3-oxoacyl-ACP reductase family protein: MSTAPLTGKRALVTGGSRGIGAEIVRRLATDGAAVAFTYSASGAQAEKLVAELTGNGATAVAIQADSATPAQSVAAVEQAVAELGGLDIVVNNAAVAHMAPIDDFPGEEFDRLVAINIGGMFWTTRTAMKHLGEGARIINIGSINADRIPGAGLAVYGMTKGAAASFTRGLARDLGTRGITVNNVQPGPIDTDANPKEGDFAESLKQVTTQGRYGHTSDVASLVAFLAGPESGYITGANLNVDGGFTV; encoded by the coding sequence ATGAGCACAGCACCCCTGACCGGCAAGCGGGCACTGGTGACCGGCGGTTCACGCGGTATCGGCGCGGAAATCGTCCGTCGCCTGGCCACCGACGGCGCCGCGGTGGCCTTCACCTACTCCGCCTCGGGTGCCCAGGCCGAAAAGCTCGTCGCCGAACTGACCGGCAACGGCGCCACCGCGGTGGCCATCCAGGCCGACTCGGCCACCCCGGCCCAGTCCGTGGCAGCCGTCGAGCAGGCCGTCGCCGAACTCGGCGGCTTGGACATCGTGGTGAACAACGCCGCCGTCGCGCACATGGCACCGATCGACGACTTCCCGGGCGAGGAGTTCGACCGTCTGGTGGCCATAAACATCGGGGGCATGTTCTGGACGACCCGCACCGCGATGAAGCACCTGGGCGAAGGTGCGCGGATCATCAACATCGGCAGCATCAATGCCGACCGGATCCCCGGCGCCGGGCTGGCGGTGTACGGCATGACCAAGGGCGCGGCGGCCTCCTTCACCCGTGGACTGGCCCGCGATCTCGGCACTCGCGGCATCACCGTGAACAACGTGCAACCCGGCCCGATCGACACCGACGCGAACCCGAAGGAGGGTGACTTCGCGGAGAGCCTCAAGCAGGTCACCACGCAGGGGCGCTACGGGCACACCAGCGACGTCGCCTCCCTGGTGGCGTTCTTGGCCGGCCCCGAGTCGGGCTACATCACGGGTGCGAACCTGAACGTCGACGGCGGCTTCACGGTCTGA
- a CDS encoding TetR/AcrR family transcriptional regulator, with protein sequence MTIGRPRGFDPAQIEDAAMKLFWDRGFDAVSISDVTAVTGVNRRSVYAEFGSKEQLFQRALRRYLAGPGSYTAEALTRPTAREVAEAMVHGAADTVSADIHGCLTVGRAPGLAEFRDATVHRLAERFDTAVADGELSGVDTLLLARWIAAVCQGIAVQARSGASRTDLHAVADLALTGWPGAPSDVPAEARYRLDGTE encoded by the coding sequence ATGACGATCGGCCGACCACGTGGGTTCGACCCCGCTCAGATCGAGGACGCGGCGATGAAGCTGTTCTGGGATCGCGGCTTCGATGCGGTGTCCATATCGGATGTGACAGCGGTGACCGGAGTGAACCGGCGCAGCGTCTACGCCGAGTTCGGATCCAAGGAGCAGTTGTTCCAGCGGGCCCTGCGGCGTTACCTCGCCGGCCCGGGTTCCTACACAGCCGAGGCCCTTACCCGACCGACAGCTCGTGAGGTTGCCGAGGCGATGGTGCACGGAGCGGCCGACACCGTCAGCGCCGACATCCACGGGTGCCTGACCGTCGGGCGGGCCCCCGGCCTTGCCGAATTCCGTGACGCGACGGTGCACCGGCTTGCCGAACGGTTCGACACCGCAGTGGCCGACGGTGAGTTGTCCGGCGTGGACACCCTGCTGCTGGCCCGCTGGATCGCCGCCGTGTGCCAGGGGATCGCGGTGCAAGCCCGCAGCGGCGCGAGCCGGACCGACCTGCATGCCGTCGCCGACCTGGCGTTGACCGGTTGGCCGGGCGCGCCATCCGACGTTCCTGCGGAGGCGCGATACAGACTTGACGGGACCGAGTAG
- a CDS encoding short-chain fatty acid transporter, which yields MTTATKGADSERGLARVAQSLAGWTEKWFPDAYVVALAGVVLVSAGALANGSSPQTVVDAFGGGFWDLTAFTLQMAMVVLTGYVVATSPPVAKLIDRLATIPGSARTAVSLVAFLSMSVSFLNWGLSLVFSGLLARAIARRTELRVDYRALGAAAFMGVGAVWALGLSSSAAQLQATPASLPPELLQITGVLDFGTTIFTWQSLLMCAILIALTVVIAHFSAPTGAAIRTAEDMDVDLDDRTEPVPPRSRPGEWLEYSRVLPVLAGVMTLGWLISQLLTKPVLTTVSSLNGYLLVFLILGLVLHGTPRQFLQAVANAVPAVGGILVQFPLYAAMAAIITRAEGRGGLAVSDRLAELFTNVGAGWFAVVIGLYTVVLGIFIPSGGGKWLVEAPYVMQSATDVQMNLGWTVQIYNVAEAVPNLVNPFFMLPLLAVLGVRARDLVGFTFLQFIFHLPVVLVLVWLLGMTFDFVPPVIPAGP from the coding sequence ATGACCACTGCCACCAAGGGTGCCGATTCGGAGAGGGGATTGGCCCGCGTCGCCCAGTCGCTGGCCGGGTGGACGGAGAAGTGGTTCCCGGACGCCTACGTGGTGGCGTTGGCGGGAGTCGTTCTGGTCTCGGCCGGTGCGCTGGCCAACGGATCCTCCCCGCAGACCGTCGTGGATGCCTTCGGCGGCGGCTTCTGGGATCTGACCGCGTTCACCCTGCAGATGGCCATGGTGGTGCTGACCGGGTACGTGGTGGCCACCTCCCCGCCGGTGGCCAAGCTGATCGACCGGCTCGCCACCATTCCCGGCTCGGCGCGGACCGCGGTCAGCCTGGTGGCGTTCCTGTCGATGTCGGTGTCCTTCCTGAACTGGGGGCTCAGCCTGGTCTTCAGCGGTCTGCTGGCCAGAGCGATCGCCCGTCGGACCGAGCTGCGGGTGGACTACCGGGCTCTGGGCGCCGCGGCCTTCATGGGTGTGGGTGCGGTGTGGGCACTGGGGTTGTCCTCCTCGGCCGCTCAGTTGCAGGCCACCCCCGCGTCGCTGCCGCCCGAGCTGCTGCAGATCACCGGGGTACTCGATTTCGGCACCACGATCTTCACCTGGCAGTCGCTGCTCATGTGCGCCATCCTCATCGCGCTGACCGTGGTGATCGCGCACTTCTCCGCACCGACGGGTGCGGCGATCAGGACCGCCGAGGATATGGACGTGGATCTCGACGACCGGACCGAGCCGGTGCCGCCGCGGTCGCGACCGGGGGAGTGGCTCGAATACAGCCGGGTGCTGCCGGTGCTGGCGGGTGTGATGACGTTGGGCTGGTTGATCTCCCAGCTGCTCACCAAGCCGGTCCTGACGACGGTGAGCAGCCTCAACGGTTACCTGCTGGTGTTCCTCATCCTGGGGCTGGTGCTGCACGGGACGCCCCGGCAGTTCCTGCAGGCCGTCGCCAACGCCGTCCCCGCGGTCGGGGGCATCCTGGTGCAGTTCCCGCTGTACGCCGCGATGGCCGCGATCATCACCAGAGCGGAAGGCCGAGGCGGACTGGCGGTTTCGGACCGGCTGGCCGAACTGTTCACCAATGTCGGTGCCGGATGGTTCGCGGTGGTCATCGGTCTCTATACCGTCGTGCTGGGCATCTTCATCCCGTCGGGCGGCGGGAAGTGGTTGGTGGAGGCGCCGTACGTCATGCAGTCGGCCACCGACGTGCAGATGAATCTGGGCTGGACGGTGCAGATCTACAACGTGGCCGAGGCGGTGCCCAATCTGGTCAACCCGTTCTTCATGCTGCCGCTGCTGGCGGTGCTCGGGGTGCGGGCACGCGATCTGGTCGGATTCACGTTCTTGCAGTTCATCTTCCACCTGCCGGTGGTGCTCGTGTTGGTCTGGCTGCTCGGGATGACGTTCGACTTCGTCCCGCCCGTCATCCCCGCCGGCCCGTAG
- a CDS encoding HNH endonuclease signature motif containing protein, whose protein sequence is MFDSRGALAHLDSARDELTAERKAVAHKLVAAGKFALARMAELGNSHEDWIVDDWELVAAELGVELGISRGRACTQITHGRDLIQRLPEFAKVFLTGAVDLRVFLAIFHRTALITDPDIMAVIDAQVAAAAPSWNALSDDRITELVDWMILDVDPDAVRRARQSRRNRYISVEPIGDGMVEIHGRVDAVKGALFDQRLDALARTVCPDDPRTLDERRADAVEPLSLGANSIACLCGKDTCPAAGDDAVRGQIVIHVLAEQGTVTGESDRPALLPGYGAVPAEQIQEMVPHAHVRPVPAAAELDTENGYQPSRKLTDFVRCRDLACRWPGCHAPVARCDIDHTAPWPYGPTHPSNTKLYCRIHHLIKTFHCGPGGWTDRQHADGTVTITAPSGRTYTTAPGGKLFFPQLDTPTATLVLPPDPPPSPHRELAVPKRTRTRAQNRAYRIAHERALNRAHYGADPPPF, encoded by the coding sequence ATGTTCGATAGTCGAGGTGCGCTCGCCCACCTCGACTCCGCGCGCGACGAGCTGACTGCCGAACGCAAAGCGGTGGCGCACAAATTGGTGGCCGCCGGAAAGTTCGCGCTGGCCCGGATGGCGGAGCTGGGCAACAGCCATGAGGACTGGATTGTCGACGACTGGGAGCTGGTCGCCGCCGAACTCGGCGTCGAGCTCGGGATCAGTCGCGGCCGGGCGTGCACGCAGATCACGCACGGCCGTGACCTGATCCAGCGGCTGCCCGAGTTCGCGAAGGTCTTTCTCACCGGCGCCGTGGATCTGCGGGTGTTCTTGGCGATCTTCCACCGCACCGCACTGATCACCGATCCTGACATCATGGCCGTCATCGACGCCCAGGTCGCCGCCGCGGCACCGTCATGGAACGCGCTCTCCGATGACCGGATCACCGAACTGGTGGACTGGATGATCCTCGATGTCGACCCCGACGCCGTGCGCCGCGCCCGCCAATCGCGGCGCAACCGCTACATCTCGGTCGAACCCATCGGTGACGGTATGGTCGAGATCCACGGCCGGGTCGACGCCGTCAAGGGTGCCCTTTTCGACCAGCGTCTCGACGCACTGGCCCGCACCGTGTGCCCCGATGATCCGCGCACGCTGGATGAGCGTCGCGCCGATGCCGTCGAGCCGCTGTCTCTGGGCGCCAACAGCATTGCCTGCCTGTGCGGTAAGGACACCTGTCCTGCTGCCGGCGACGACGCTGTCCGCGGGCAGATCGTCATCCACGTGCTGGCCGAACAGGGCACTGTCACCGGGGAATCCGACCGTCCGGCGCTGCTACCCGGGTATGGGGCGGTCCCCGCCGAGCAGATCCAGGAGATGGTTCCGCACGCCCATGTGCGGCCCGTCCCCGCGGCGGCCGAGCTGGACACCGAAAACGGCTACCAGCCGTCGAGGAAGCTGACCGATTTCGTGCGCTGCCGCGACCTGGCCTGCCGCTGGCCCGGCTGCCACGCACCCGTCGCGCGTTGCGACATCGACCACACCGCACCCTGGCCCTACGGGCCCACGCACCCGTCGAATACCAAGCTTTACTGCCGGATCCATCATCTGATCAAGACTTTCCACTGCGGTCCCGGCGGCTGGACCGACCGGCAGCATGCCGACGGCACCGTCACCATCACCGCCCCGAGCGGACGCACCTACACGACCGCGCCCGGCGGGAAACTGTTCTTTCCTCAGTTGGACACCCCGACCGCGACTCTGGTCCTGCCACCGGATCCGCCGCCGAGTCCGCACCGTGAACTCGCCGTCCCCAAACGAACACGCACCCGCGCCCAGAACCGTGCCTACCGAATCGCTCACGAACGCGCGCTCAACCGCGCACACTACGGGGCCGACCCGCCACCCTTCTGA
- a CDS encoding DNA alkylation repair protein, translating into MHTADNELIARVRSELAAAGDPERAIGMQRYMKSDMPFHGVRRPDVRGICRVIFDERPLDSECTVDATVEQLFTTAGRREELYGALQLARHRSYRPYQTPVRVPLYRTLIVTGAWWDTVDEIAANLIGPILLSHPDQVRPTIVEWVTDANLWLRRTAIIAQLAAKQRTDLDLLTQAIDANTADADFFVRKAIGWALRQYARTDPEWVRAFVAEREDRLSGLSKREARKHL; encoded by the coding sequence GTGCACACTGCCGACAACGAGCTGATCGCCCGGGTCCGTAGCGAGCTGGCGGCCGCCGGCGACCCGGAGCGGGCCATCGGCATGCAGCGGTACATGAAGTCGGACATGCCGTTTCACGGCGTCCGACGCCCCGATGTGCGTGGCATCTGCCGCGTCATCTTCGATGAGCGCCCGCTGGATTCGGAGTGCACCGTCGACGCCACCGTCGAGCAGTTGTTCACCACCGCCGGTCGGCGCGAAGAGCTCTATGGCGCATTGCAACTCGCCAGGCATCGGAGCTACCGGCCGTACCAGACCCCGGTCCGGGTGCCGCTGTACCGGACGCTGATCGTGACCGGCGCCTGGTGGGACACCGTCGACGAGATCGCCGCGAATCTGATCGGGCCGATCCTGCTGTCCCATCCCGACCAGGTGCGTCCGACGATCGTCGAGTGGGTCACCGACGCGAACCTGTGGCTGCGCCGTACCGCGATCATCGCCCAGCTGGCGGCCAAGCAGCGCACCGATCTGGACCTGCTCACCCAGGCGATCGACGCGAACACCGCGGACGCCGATTTCTTCGTCCGCAAGGCCATAGGCTGGGCGCTGCGGCAGTATGCGCGAACCGACCCCGAGTGGGTACGGGCCTTCGTCGCGGAACGCGAGGACCGACTGAGTGGGCTGTCGAAACGCGAGGCGCGCAAACACCTCTGA
- a CDS encoding fatty acid desaturase, whose protein sequence is MTITAALDETGVAATPRHPLPDPGTGVPRLAVPTVALLLAGWVAFAASTAGYLQGWWPTWATIAVNAAVTFVMFTVSHDAIHYAVSSTRWVNGLVGRLAFTLVVPVISFPTYAFVHIEHHRHANDDEHDPDAWAAHSRWWQMPLRWPFPELLYGGFILRTARSRPRPEVAETVGMLILSLTGLTVAIAAGQFWTLAVVFLIPQRIGLVLLVWWFDWLPHHGLADTQRQNRYGATRARVGMEWLYTPLMLSQNYHLVHHLHPSVPFYRYRDTWQRNEEAYLERDAAITTVFGQHLNADEYREWKRLNGRLARVLPVRMPVRSSVPHAVAHRIPVAAVDPITADSTLVTFAVPMALRNAFRFEPGQHVTVLGAEGIRRSYSICAPATRAQLRIAVKHIPGGAFSTYVAEELKAGDVLELMTPTGRFGTALDPLARRHYVGLVAGSGITPVLSILETVLAIETESRFTLICGNRTRESTMFRHDLARLESRYADRLEITHVLSGDPLHTPELRGRIDTGKLQRWLSSTLRPETVDEWFVCGPLGMSSTARETLLGHGVDADRIHLELFTGYPSDGVAGADYAPATVTFTLSGQRATVDLAAGDSILEGALQVRGDAPYSCMGGACGTCRAKVVSGTVEMEQNFALGADELAGGYVLTCQAHPTSPAVSVDYDA, encoded by the coding sequence ATGACCATCACCGCAGCACTCGACGAGACCGGTGTCGCCGCAACCCCACGGCACCCCCTGCCGGATCCGGGCACCGGGGTGCCGCGCCTGGCGGTACCGACCGTCGCGCTGCTCCTGGCCGGCTGGGTGGCGTTCGCGGCATCCACGGCCGGCTACCTGCAGGGCTGGTGGCCGACCTGGGCCACCATCGCGGTCAACGCCGCGGTGACCTTCGTGATGTTCACCGTCAGCCACGACGCCATCCACTACGCGGTGAGCAGCACCCGCTGGGTCAACGGTCTGGTCGGCCGACTGGCCTTCACTCTGGTGGTACCGGTCATTTCGTTCCCGACGTATGCCTTCGTGCACATCGAGCACCACCGGCACGCCAATGACGACGAACACGATCCCGACGCCTGGGCCGCGCATTCCCGGTGGTGGCAGATGCCGTTGCGGTGGCCGTTCCCGGAGCTGTTGTACGGCGGGTTCATCCTGCGCACTGCGCGCAGCCGCCCCAGGCCCGAGGTCGCCGAGACCGTGGGCATGCTGATCCTGAGCCTGACCGGACTGACCGTCGCGATCGCCGCCGGGCAGTTCTGGACGCTGGCGGTGGTGTTCCTGATCCCGCAGCGGATCGGGCTGGTCCTGCTGGTGTGGTGGTTCGACTGGCTACCGCATCACGGCCTGGCAGACACTCAGCGCCAGAACCGGTATGGCGCCACCCGGGCCCGGGTCGGCATGGAGTGGCTCTACACCCCGCTGATGCTGTCGCAGAACTACCACCTGGTGCACCACCTGCACCCCTCAGTGCCGTTCTACCGGTACCGCGACACATGGCAGCGCAACGAGGAGGCGTATCTGGAACGCGACGCCGCGATCACCACGGTGTTCGGGCAGCATCTGAACGCGGATGAGTACCGAGAATGGAAGCGGCTCAACGGCCGACTCGCCCGGGTGCTGCCGGTGCGCATGCCGGTACGGTCGAGCGTGCCGCACGCGGTGGCACACCGGATTCCGGTGGCCGCGGTCGATCCGATCACCGCCGACAGCACGTTGGTGACCTTCGCCGTCCCCATGGCACTGCGCAATGCGTTCCGGTTCGAGCCCGGCCAGCATGTCACCGTCCTGGGCGCCGAAGGGATTCGCCGCAGCTACTCCATCTGCGCGCCGGCCACTCGAGCCCAGTTGCGGATTGCGGTGAAACACATTCCGGGCGGCGCATTCTCGACGTACGTGGCCGAGGAGCTGAAGGCCGGTGATGTGTTGGAGCTGATGACGCCCACCGGCCGGTTCGGCACAGCGCTGGACCCGCTGGCTCGGCGCCACTATGTCGGGCTGGTGGCCGGCAGTGGGATCACCCCGGTGCTGTCGATCCTGGAAACGGTGCTGGCGATCGAGACCGAGAGCCGGTTCACCCTGATCTGCGGCAACCGCACCAGAGAGTCCACGATGTTTCGGCACGACCTGGCCAGGTTGGAGTCGCGTTACGCGGACCGGCTGGAGATCACACACGTGTTGTCCGGCGACCCGCTGCACACCCCGGAACTGCGCGGCCGGATCGACACCGGGAAACTGCAACGGTGGCTGAGTAGCACGCTACGCCCGGAGACGGTCGACGAATGGTTCGTCTGCGGCCCGCTCGGCATGAGCTCCACCGCACGGGAGACGCTGCTCGGCCACGGCGTCGACGCGGATCGCATCCATCTGGAGCTGTTCACCGGCTACCCGTCGGACGGTGTCGCCGGTGCCGACTACGCGCCCGCGACAGTGACTTTCACGCTGTCCGGGCAGCGCGCCACGGTCGATCTCGCCGCGGGTGACTCGATTCTGGAGGGGGCCCTGCAGGTCCGTGGCGATGCACCGTACTCCTGCATGGGCGGCGCCTGCGGCACCTGCCGGGCCAAGGTGGTCAGTGGCACCGTGGAGATGGAGCAGAACTTCGCACTCGGCGCCGACGAACTGGCCGGCGGTTATGTACTGACCTGCCAGGCTCATCCGACCAGCCCGGCGGTTTCGGTGGACTACGACGCATAG